A region of Panicum virgatum strain AP13 chromosome 8N, P.virgatum_v5, whole genome shotgun sequence DNA encodes the following proteins:
- the LOC120684929 gene encoding uncharacterized protein LOC120684929, giving the protein MMVDKWISENWARQHALCRERRLMMPGPAHHQGSLSLGEYKNTWSESHPGQSCNDFTAYAMSHMGRAKSDVAYNPAAPPEAYTNPSIHARINAYTEVGRALHGETWDPTTALHGETWDPTTAHQ; this is encoded by the exons ATGATGGTGGACAAGTGGATCAGCGAGAATTGGGCCCGCCAGCACGCCTTATGCCGGGAGCGCCGCTTGATGATGCCGGGTCCGGCACATCATCAAGGGAGCCTTAGCCTCGGCGAGTACAAGAATACTTGG TCGGAGTCTCATCCAGGCCAGTCTTGCAACGACTTCACGGCGTACGCCATGTCTCACATGGGCAGGGCGAAGTCGGACGTGGCCTACAACCCGGCGGCTCCACCAGAGGCATACACAAACCCAAGCATCCACGCGCGCATCAATGCGTACACGGAGGTGGGAAGGGCGCTCCACGGGGAGACTTGGGATCCGACCACCGCGCTCCACGGGGAGACTTGGGATCCGACCACCGCGCATCAATGA
- the LOC120685919 gene encoding uncharacterized protein LOC120685919 isoform X2: protein MEAKFEEERRCRMEIVAKLEQERKLREEQSVMLQSMVTWMQGLGASMNSAQPYFPAGPSDTPNQSWNASNNPPPDQNSPAAQWPSSSPRPEQ, encoded by the exons ATGGAGGCAAAgtttgaggaggagaggaggtgccgAATGGAGATCGTGGCCAAgctggagcaggagcggaagctgAGGGAGGAGCAGTCGGTTATGTTGCAGAGCATGGTCACCTGGATGCAAGGACTTGGCGCGTCGATGAACT cagctcagccttaCTTTCCTGCAGGACCTTCTGACACTCCC AATCAGTCGTGGAACGCATCGAACAATCCTCCTCCGGACCagaactcgccggcggcccagTGGCCATCTTCGTCCCCCAGACCTGAGCAATGA
- the LOC120685919 gene encoding uncharacterized protein LOC120685919 isoform X1, giving the protein MEAKFEEERRCRMEIVAKLEQERKLREEQSVMLQSMVTWMQGLGASMNYATPPPPFVLPAQPYFPAGPSDTPNQSWNASNNPPPDQNSPAAQWPSSSPRPEQ; this is encoded by the exons ATGGAGGCAAAgtttgaggaggagaggaggtgccgAATGGAGATCGTGGCCAAgctggagcaggagcggaagctgAGGGAGGAGCAGTCGGTTATGTTGCAGAGCATGGTCACCTGGATGCAAGGACTTGGCGCGTCGATGAACTAtgcgacgccgcctcctcccttcgtcttaccagctcagccttaCTTTCCTGCAGGACCTTCTGACACTCCC AATCAGTCGTGGAACGCATCGAACAATCCTCCTCCGGACCagaactcgccggcggcccagTGGCCATCTTCGTCCCCCAGACCTGAGCAATGA